A genomic region of Hippoglossus hippoglossus isolate fHipHip1 chromosome 8, fHipHip1.pri, whole genome shotgun sequence contains the following coding sequences:
- the LOC117767006 gene encoding uncharacterized protein LOC117767006: MERKNKWDRPVKMPVSVHKTQVSSTERSEFREDKKSADPNKYCPLHKKPHPLRKCRGFREKSLEERKQLLKEHSLCFRCCSSTDHLTRNCSAEVKCMECGSTGHVTALHPGPPLWKPKPSPPSSEHGGEEDKADIQEVTSRCTQVCGEGVSSRACSKICLVSVYPAGHRGEAKKMYAMLDEQSNRSLARSKFFDFFKISGSSYPYTLKTCAGQIETTGRRACGFTVESADKGVSFPLPTLLECNQIPNNLSEIPTPTAACHHTHLKHIADVIPPLDPDTDILLLLGRDILRVHKVCEQISGPGNAPFAQRLDLGWVVVGDVCLGGAHRPLEVSSYKTSILENGRASHLQPCNSQIKVKEIFSQAPKHSHHAALTPTYCSTTHGGDSLGQTIFTRTADDHKLAPSVEDMMFLQIMEAEFHQDSSNSWVGPLPFRAAKEAEADYGSDARNLVDREFYVDDALKSFDTEKKAISVLGRAQKMLAASNLRLHKIASNAPRVIEGFPPEDRSKDVEGLDLFADELPTQRSLGLSWNMRTDAFMFQIADDQKP; this comes from the exons ATGGAGAGAAAGAATAAGTGGGACAGACCTGTGAAAATGCCTGTATCTGTGCACAAGACACAAGTTTCATCTACAGAAAGATCTGAGTTCAGAGAGGATAAGAAATCAGCAGACCCAAACAAATATTGTCCCCTGCATAAAAAACCACATCCTCTAAGGAAATGCAGAGGCTTTAGAGAGAAGAGTCTAGAGGAACGCAAACAGCTTTTGAAGGAACACTCCTTATGCttccgctgctgctcctctacAGATCATCTCACCAGGAACTGCTCAGCTGAAGTCAAATGTATGGAATGTGGGAGCACCGGTCATGTGACAGCGCTCCACCCAGGACCACCTCTCTGGAAACCTAAGCCGTCCCCTCCCTCTTCAGAGCATGGCGGGGAGGAAGACAAAGCGGACATCCAGGAGGTCACATCAAGGTGCACACAAGTGTGTGGTGAAGGAGTAAGCTCAAGAGCATGCTCCAAG ATATGCCTCGTAAGCGTGTATCCAGCCGGACACAGAGGGGAGGCCAAGAAAATGTATGCAATGCTGGATGAGCAAAGCAACCGCTCCTTGGCACGCTCCAAgttctttgactttttcaaAATCTCAGGGTCCTCTTACCCATACACATTGAAAACATGTGCTGGACAAATAGAGACAACCGGGAGGAGAGCCTGTGGGTTCACCGTGGAGTCAGCAGACAAGGGAGTGAGCTTTCCTCTACCCACACTTCTAGAGTGCAACCAAATTCCCAATAACCTCTCTGAGATACCTACCCCGACCGCAGCTTGCCATCATACTCACCTGAAGCACATCGCCGACGTAATACCACCCCTCGATCCGGACACCGACATACTCCTTCTACTGGGCAGAGACATTCTCAGGGTCCACAAGGTCTGTGAACAGATAAGTGGTCCAGGAAATGCTCCGTTCGCTCAAAGGCTGGACCTGGGATGGGTTGTTGTTGGTGACGTGTGCCTTGGAGGAGCCCACAGACCACTAGAGGTGAGCAGTTACAAGACATCCATTTTAGAGAATGGTCGTGCCAGCCATCTGCAGCCATGCAACAGCCAAATCAAGGTAAAAGAGATCTTCAGTCAAGCACCTAAGCATTCACATCATGCTGCACTGACCCCCACGTACTGCTCAACGACACATGGTGGTGACAGCTTAGGACAAACGATCTTCACTCGAACTGCTGATGACCATAAACTTGCGCCATCAGTGGAGGACATGATGTTTCTCCAGATCATGGAAGCTGAGTTCCATCAAGACAGCTCGAACAGCTGGGTGGGACCACTACCTTTCAG AGCAGCCAAGGAAGCAGAGGCAGACTATGGCAGCGACGCAAGAAACCTTGTCGACCGTGAGTTTTATGTTGATGATGCTCTAAAGTCCTTCGATACTGAGAAAAAGGCCATCAGTGTTCTCGGGCGAGCACAGAAAATGCTTGCAGCTTCCAACCTCAGGTTGCACAAGATTGCGTCAAATGCGCCTAGGGTCATCGAGGGATTCCCACCTGAGGATCGTTCCAAGGATGTAGAGGGCCTAGACCTCTTTGCTGATGAGCTACCAACTCAACGTAGCCTTGGCTTGTCTTGGAACATGCGCACAGATGCGTTCATGTTTCAGATCGCAGACGATCAGAAGCCGTAG